A window of Amblyraja radiata isolate CabotCenter1 chromosome 25, sAmbRad1.1.pri, whole genome shotgun sequence contains these coding sequences:
- the LOC116987622 gene encoding protein DGCR6-like, translating into MNKIPGLYEDPVVVAKRQEQQYYLLSQLQNLVKDLSSSCQQRLSYDILSNLALALIDGTVFEIVQGLLEIQHLTEKNLYNQRLKLHSEHRALKQELLRRHKEAIQGCKAHNLTVLRATQQRELETLEQRVKDEQRMMDAKIVLELDQKVIDQQNTLEKAGVPGFYITTNPQELTLQMNLLELILKMQQKASESRMC; encoded by the exons ATGAACAAAATCCCTGGGCTGTATGAAGATCCAGTGGTTGTCGCTAAACGGCAGGAACAGCAGTactacctcctctcgcagctGCAGAATCTAGTCAAAGACTTGTCAAG CTCGTGTCAGCAGCGATTGTCGTATGACATACTGAGCAACCTGGCCTTGGCCTTGATCGATGGTACTGTCTTTGAGATCGTGCAGGGTTTGCTTGAGATTCAACATCTGACTGAGAAGAATCTGTACAACCAACGCCTGAAGCTGCACAGTGAGCACAGAG CCCTGAAACAGGAGCTCTTGAGAAGACACAAGGAGGCAATTCAGGGCTGCAAGGCTCACAATCTAACTGTTCTACGAGCAACACAGCAAAGGGAGCTGGAG ACCTTGGAGCAGAGGGTTAAGGATGAACAAAGGATGATGGATGCGAAGATAGTCTTGGAGTTGGATCAGAAAGTGATTGATCAACAAAACACACTGGAGAAAGCTGGAGTTCCAGGATTTTATATTACCACAAATCCTCAG GAGCTGACTTTACAGATGAATTTGCTGGAACTGATCCTAAAAATGCAACAGAAAGCATCGGAGTCGAGGATGTGCTGA